The following nucleotide sequence is from Leopardus geoffroyi isolate Oge1 chromosome D4, O.geoffroyi_Oge1_pat1.0, whole genome shotgun sequence.
GCTGCAGTAGTTTCTCCGGGTCTGAGTCTCTGCGATGTGTCCTACTTGCCCACGCTGTATGGGCTCTGCCCGGACTCCGACAAGCAGGGGGCAGCCTAAGCGGGCCCTGGAAGGAAGGGTGAGGGGAGGCCCTGGCCAAGTGGGGATCGACCATTCCTTGCCAGTCCCAGGAGTAGCGGTCCCAGGAGTTAGCCGTCCCTCGGGTGGGGCAGCCATTGTCCCCGCCCCTGGGAAGGGCCTTCGGTGCTCCGAGGGGAATTCCTGTAGGAGGAGTCGAGCCCTCCCGCCTACCCACAAGGCTGCTGCCTGGAGTCCGCCTGTCTGTCCGCCAGTTGCTGACACGGGTGGGCCGAGGCGGCCACGTCCGGGCTGGGGCAGATCCCGTGAAGACGGCATTCGTGGGCCCAGGAGCTGCCCGGAGCCAGCACAAGCACTGGGGCCCAGGTGAAGTTGACTTTCCGGGGTGGGGCGAGGCTGCGGCAGTTTCGAggtctgtgccaggccctgccctcacccAGAGGGCTGCACTGACCTTCACGGCCCCAACCACCCTCGTCACCGCCCTGGGgaccccacccacccatcctgACCCCTGCCCTGGGGCCCCCACGCATGGCCCCCGTGACCTCAGCGCTGGGCTCCCCCGTCCACCTTCCACAGGCCCTGAACGCCCGGCCCCCCCGCACCCAGGGCTGGCAGATGAAGAGGTGGACGGCAGGGTTCTTGGGAATACCCAGGGTGCAGGGGCTGGAGACAGTGAACCCCTCCTGGGGGCCGCAGCCACAGCCTGTCCCTGGGCTGGGAGAGCAAGGGAGGGCGAGGAGGGGGAGCCAGCGGGGGACCCGGGGCAGGAGGAATGCcccatctgcacagagccctacggGCCCCGTGAGCACCGCCTGGCGCTGCTGAACTGTGGCCACGGCCTGTGTGTGGACTGCCTGCACCAGCTGCTGGTCGCGGCCCCCAGCGCCGACCTGGGCCGGGTCTGCTGCCCGCTCTGTCGCCAGAGGACACCCATGCTCGAGTGGGAGATCTGCCAGCTGCAGAAGGAGCTGCTGCAGGCGGACGGGCCCCAGGGCCCACGGCCCCCCACGCCCCCTGCACCTGCCCGCCGCGGCCCCGGGCCCTGGGCGTCCCTGGAGCACCGGTACCAGCTCCGCTTCCTGGCGGGACCCGTGGGCGGCCGGGGCTGCCTGCCTTTCCTACCCTGCCCGCCCTGCCTGGGTGCCCGGCTCTGGGCCTTGCGGGAACGGGGACCCTGCTCCCGCCGCCTAGTGCTGCTGGGCCTGCTGGCCCTCGagctgctggggctgctgctcATTTTCACGCCGCTCATGCTGCTGGGGCTCCTCTTTATGCTGCTGGACCGCGCTGGCCACTAAGCAGGGCCCGGCACACCTGCCGCCCGTGCCACCAAGGCCGCCGAGGGGCCAGGAGGCCCGGGCTTGCCCTGAGGCCTGAGGGCCAAGCTGAAAAACCCAAGACTGAGTGGGGCACTGGCCTTCAATCAAGAACCAGGTCTGGGGCCAGGGCTACCCAGGAACCTGTGTTCAGCCTCCGACCGAGCCAGAGACTTCAGACTACCCTGCTGCCCAGACGCTACTGATGCCCAAGGGCGGTGCTGGAGGAGGTCTGCAACCAGGGCCCCCCAAGCACCCCCTCGATGGAAGGGTCCCAAACTGACACAGCCGTCTTCACCCCGTCTCCCTGCCCCGCCCAGCCTGTCTGCAAGAGGGACACAGCGGACACGAAAGTGAACAGAGACGTCTGGTAGTGAGGTGACTCCTTGAAGAGAGTGGGGCCCTGGGTGCAGGTCCCCCCACCCGGTCATGTTCCAGACGAGGGCCAGTGTGTATTCCCTGAAGGACAGGGCgccagaggggaggggccctTGCCGCGCAAGCTCAGGCCACAAATAGCTCCCTCACTGGCTGGGTCAGGACCCAAGGGGGCGGCCCGAGCGGCCAGGTGCCCGAACTGCAAGGAACAAGGGCCCCGCCAGGCCTTGGAGCTGGGGAGCACTGAGCTGAGGCCCAGTGCCCTGCAACCTCATGTCATTGAGCCCTTTATCTAAAGGACAAACACAGAACGACCTCGCGGGCTTGTGCCCAGCGCAAGGAACGGCTCTCAATAGACAGCAGCTCTCCTGAAACCACTGTTACTGTGTCCTTGCTGTCTCTACCCCTTCTTCGGCATCCGGGGACTCTCCCcaacccttccctcctcccccctccactgCAAAGGCTCTTCCCCAAATCCAGGTAGTGGAGTAT
It contains:
- the LOC123593413 gene encoding ring finger protein-like; the encoded protein is MCPTCPRCMGSARTPTSRGQPKRALEGRLLTRVGRGGHVRAGADPVKTAFVGPGAARSQHKHWGPGEVDFPGWGEAAAVSRSVPGPALTQRAALTFTAPTTLVTALGTPPTHPDPCPGAPTHGPRDLSAGLPRPPSTGPERPAPPHPGLADEEVDGRVLGNTQGAGAGDSEPLLGAAATACPWAGRAREGEEGEPAGDPGQEECPICTEPYGPREHRLALLNCGHGLCVDCLHQLLVAAPSADLGRVCCPLCRQRTPMLEWEICQLQKELLQADGPQGPRPPTPPAPARRGPGPWASLEHRYQLRFLAGPVGGRGCLPFLPCPPCLGARLWALRERGPCSRRLVLLGLLALELLGLLLIFTPLMLLGLLFMLLDRAGH